In Salmo salar chromosome ssa15, Ssal_v3.1, whole genome shotgun sequence, one genomic interval encodes:
- the LOC106571991 gene encoding UDP-GlcNAc:betaGal beta-1,3-N-acetylglucosaminyltransferase 7-like — translation MMRCFNNRGTYSIAGFLIHYTFCPIAMDFFFRRKRALKTLLSLSLVFASLLMIQKFKLVDNSIKDDMEVKRLEDAGWCGPECDFYKGKDLLKSSLGNYSPPVLGDDLDAPRVKMSNDTPSTWDVHVMNCSEDSAVRKNDWFRRLDPRFHQFVLHRHCRYFPMLINHPDKCRNGDVHLLMVVKSVIEQHDRREAVRNTWGREQAIDGKRIKTLFLLGSPTNGKDTKNLQKLIEYEDIIYGDILQWDFMDTFFNLTLKEVNFLKWFDIHCSSAKFIFKGDDDVFVNTKNLLELIGFKTEDRKVLNLFVGDTISKAIPIRNHQSKYYIPKELFDKPYPPYVGGGGFLMSSQLAQRLFVVSEDLELYPIDDVFLGMCLQKLHLTPEMHIGFRTFGIMKRRVSPMNREPCFFKNLIVVHKLSPQELLRMWSVVENKELVCAKYTAP, via the coding sequence ATGATGAGATGCTTTAACAATAGGGGTACCTATTCAATTGCAGGATTTCTTATTCATTACACGTTTTGCCCCATAGCTATGGATTTTTTTTTCAGGAGAAAGAGGGCATTGAAAACTCTCCTGAGCTTGTCTCTAGTCTTTGCGTCTTTATTGATGATCCAAAAGTTCAAGCTTGTGGATAACAGCATCAAGGATGATATGGAGGTTAAACGCCTGGAAGACGCCGGTTGGTGTGGACCTGAGTGTGATTTCTACAAAGGAAAAGACCTATTGAAAAGCAGTTTGGGAAACTACTCGCCGCCTGTTCTTGGTGATGATCTGGATGCGCCACGGGTGAAGATGTCCAACGATACTCCGTCTACATGGGATGTACACGTTATGAACTGCAGTGAAGATTCAGCCGTGAGGAAGAATGATTGGTTTCGACGTTTGGATCCGAGATTCCACCAATTTGTGTTACACAGACATTGTCGGTATTTCCCAATGTTAATAAATCACCCGGATAAATGCAGGAATGGAGACGTACACTTGCTCATGGTTGTAAAATCCGTTATAGAGCAGCATGATAGGCGAGAGGCCGTGCGTAATACCTGGGGTAGGGAACAGGCAATTGATGGTAAGAGAATAAAAACGCTGTTTCTTCTAGGAAGCCCGACAAATGGTAAAGACACGAAAAACCTTCAAAAGTTGATTGAGTATGAGGACATTATATATGGAGATATTCTTCAATGGGATTTTATGGACACATTTTTCAACCTCACCTTGAAAGAGGTGAATTTTCTAAAATGGTTTGATATTCACTGCTCCAGTGCCAAGTTTATATTCAAAGGGGATGACGACGTTTTCGTGAATACAAAGAACTTACTGGAACTTATTGGTTTCAAGACTGAGGACCGCAAAGTGCTGAACTTATTTGTTGGGGACACCATATCCAAAGCCATCCCCATCAGAAACCATCAAAGTAAATACTACATCCCCAAAGAGCTGTTTGACAAACCGTACCCACCttatgttggtggtggtgggtttTTAATGTCCTCACAATTAGCTCAGAGACTGTTTGTGGTTTCAGAGGACTTGGAGCTCTATCCCATTGATGATGTGTTTTTGGGAATGTGCCTCCAGAAGCTACACTTGACTCCGGAGATGCACATAGGTTTCAGGACCTTTGGCATCATGAAACGCAGAGTGAGTCCAATGAACAGAGAACCTTGCTTTTTCAAAAACCTCATCGTAGTCCATAAATTGAGTCCTCAGGAGCTACTCAGGATGTGGAGTGTAGTGGAAAATAAGGAGCTGGTTTGTGCCAAATACACTGCACCATGA